In the genome of Dryobates pubescens isolate bDryPub1 chromosome 18, bDryPub1.pri, whole genome shotgun sequence, one region contains:
- the UTP14A gene encoding U3 small nucleolar RNA-associated protein 14 homolog A, with protein MAEDWLGVEAAVSASEGEDEGQEDDERRHQRLLEAVSSLSGRRRRKLAERTEASVQVSEFNVSCKGAGEKLVLSELLKPIKPKSALGSVKKELSRVKQKKAVELPLSKEEAKRVVREAAYVTTSKDVGKWQEVVLQNRRAEQLVFPLKQEIATVVPLEQVASAWKARTPLEQEIFGLLHRTKQPITDPLLTPEETASLQAMSLEEARQRRAELQKARALQSYYEAKARREKRIKSKKYHRVLKKSKRRKALKEFEQLHKSDPKAALAKLEELEQLRMQERMSLKHQNKGKWARSRAIIAKYDMEARKAMQEQLAKNKELMQKVQVELPEEEPADVPEDLPSLPIPTGASGANPWMLGKPSDPAQEPEVQEGPGDMEVSGAVERKEEMEEEEEEEEEMSEEEALLQDFEQKRQARQQRAGSPEEQGADETEAVLEQPGASPVHPVCAEGEQVSTAGGEEQPQQAQEEEILLSEQLERVQTLEDVEALASKEQVEEQEMLVAPRTEKPAATRAKKRVQQQEDSRAGDKHAKNPPAKKKKKKMISLQAVLSGKAQDVQCPTMPVVVEEEDGGTDQRRVITEAFAGDDVVADFRREKRKAEEESKPQPLSLVLPGWGEWGGTGLRPSARKTKKFLLKPPPAPPRKDQHLPHVILSEKRNIHATAHQVSELPFPFERHQQFEQSIRTPLGSTWNTQRAFQKLTAPRVITRAGHIIQPISAEDLPSTATAAGTGAKPGLEAVPREPQQPFNRLRK; from the exons ATGGCGGAGGACTGGTTGGGCGTGGAGGCGGCCGTGAGTGCCAGCGAGGGCGAGGATGAG gggcaggaggacgATGAGCGGAGGCATCAGCGGCTCCTGGAGGCGGTCAGCTCGCTCTCGGGACGGCGGCG gCGGAAGCTGGCAGAGCGCACAGAGGCGAGCGTGCAGGTGTCCGAGTTCAATGTCAGCTGCAAAG GTGCAGGGGAGAAGCTGGTTCTGTCCGAGCTCCTGAAGCCCATCAAACCCAAATCCGCCCTGGGCAGTGTGAagaaagagctgagcagagTAAAGCAGAAGAAGGCAGTGGAGCTGCCCCTCAGTAAAGAGGAGGCAAAAAGG gttGTGAGGGAAGCTGCCTATGTCACGACCTCGAAAGATGTGGGCAAGTGGCAGGAGGTGGTTCTGCAGAACCGGcgggcagagcagctggtgtTCCCCCTGAAGCAGGAGATTGCTACCGTCGTGCCCCTGGAGCAGGTGGCATCAGCGTGGAAG GCCCGCActcccctggagcaggagaTCTTTGGGTTGCTCCACAGGACGAAGCAGCCCATCACAGACCCGCTCCTGACGCCAGAAGAGACTGCCTCACTGCAGGCaatgagcctggaggag GCTCGGCAGCGgcgggcagagctgcagaaggctcGGGCTTTGCAGTCCTACTATGAAGCCAAGGCTCGTAGGGAGAAGAGGATCAAGAGCAAGAA GTACCATCGTGTgctgaagaaaagcaagagGCGCAAAGCCTTGAAGGAGTTTGAGCAGCTGCATAAGTCAGACCCCAAGGCTGCCTTGgccaagctggaggagctggagcagcttaGGATGCAG GAGCGGATGAGTCTCAAGCACCaaaacaaggggaaatgggCACGTTCCAGGGCCATCATTGCTAAGTATGACATGGAG GCCCGCAAGGccatgcaggagcagctggccaAGAACAAGGAGCTGATGCAGAAGGTGCAGGTGGAGCTGCCCGAGGAGGAGCCAGCAGATGTCCCTGAGGACCTCCCATCCCTGCCCATTCCCACTGGTGCCAGTGGAGCCAATCCTTGGATGCTGGGTAAGCCCAGCgacccagcccaggagcctgagGTGCAGGAGGGGCCTGGAGACATGGAGGTGTCTGGTGCTGTGGAGCgcaaggaggagatggaggaagaggaggaggaggaggaagagatgtcagaggaagaagctctgctgcaggacttCGAGCAGAAGCGGCAGGCACGGCAGCAGCGGGCagggagccctgaggagcaag GTGCTGATGAGACAGAGGCAGTTCTTGAACAGCCAGGGGCCAGCCCTGTCcaccctgtctgtgctgagggggAGCAGGTGAGCactgcaggaggtgaggagcagccccagcaggcccaggaggaggagatcctgctgtcagagcagctggaacGGGTGCAGACCCTAGAGGATGTGGAGGCTTTGGCCTCCAAGGAGCAAGTGGAAGAACAGGAGATGCTGGTGGCTCCAAGGACGGAGAAGCCAGCAGCCACCAGAGCAAAGAAgcgagtgcagcagcaggaggacagcagagctggggacaaACATGCCAAGAACCCACCAgccaagaagaagaagaagaagatgatcagcctgcaggctgtgctgtcaggGAAGGCCCAGGACGTCCAGTGCCCCACTATGCCGGTGGtcgtggaggaggag GATGGTGGCACAGACCAAAGAAGGGTGATCACAGAGGCCTTTGCCGGGGACGATGTGGTGGCCGACTTCCGTCGGGAGAAGCgcaaggcagaggaggagtcGAAGCCGCAGCCGCTCAGCCTGGTGCTGCCGGGCTGGGGCGAGTGGGGAGGCACCGGGCTGAGGCCCAGCGCCAGGAAAACCAAGAA GTTCCTGCTGAAGCCACCGCCAGCGCCTCCCAGGAAGGACCAGCACTTGCCCCACGTCATCCTGAGTGAGAAGCGCAACATCCACGCGACAGCGCATCAG GTGAGCgagctgcccttccccttcGAGAGGCACCAGCAGTTCGAGCAGAGCATCCGCACGCCCCTGGGCTCCACCTGGAACACCCAGCGAGCCTTCCAGAAGCTGACAGCCCCCCGGGTCATCACCCGGGCAGGACACATCATCCAGCCCATCTCTGCTGAGgatctgcccagcacagccaccgcAGCGGGCACCGGCGCCAAGCCGGGGCTGGAGGCGGTGCCCAGGGAGCCACAGCAGCCTTTCAACCGCCTGCGCAAGTGA